In the genome of Lactobacillus intestinalis, the window TCGACGTGCACCAATATTATCAGTACCTTGGTTAACATCATAAGCAATTTGAGCAATCTTATCTACAGCTTCTTTAGTGAATACTAGCTTTATACCATCGGCATGCATTAAAGCAATGTATTGCTTAAGAAGTGAGTTTTCTGGATCCTTAAGAATTTTAACAAAGTCATCTTTACTTAAAGCATTCAATTCAACACGAATCGGAAAACGTCCTTGAAGTTCTGGAATCAAATCACTTGGCTTGCTTTCCGCAAAGGCACCGGCTGCAATGAAGAGAATATGATCAGTTGAAACGGGACCATATTTAGTTTGAATAGTAGAACCTTCAACAATTGGTAAGATATCGCGTTGAACACCTTCACGAGAAACTTCTCCAGAGGTCTTCTTGTTGCCAGCAGTAATCTTATCGATTTCATCTATAAAGATAATACCATTGTTAGTGGTTCTTTCGATTGCCTTTTGATAAATGCTGTCGTAATCCACCATCTTATGAGATTGTTCTTGAATTAAAAGCTCACGTGCATCCCTAACTGGTAAAGTTCTCTTTACTTTTTTCTTAGGAACTAAATTATTGAGCATTGAGCTCATATCCATTCCCATTTGTCCCATCATATCACCCATTGGATTAACTTTAGGAGCTTCCTCAACTTCGACAGTCACTTCACGATCTTCAAGTAAGCCTTTATTTAATTTTTCAGCTACACTCAAACGCTCATTACGAACTTCATCAGTAACTTCTTCTTGAGGACCATTATTATTTTGATTTTGGTTACCGCCCATCAGCATTTGCATCATATCTTGCATTTGTTGCATTTGGCTTTCGCGATTTTCACGTTTAATCCCTGGAACAAGCAAACGAACCAATTCTTTATTTGCTTCTTTTTCAGCTTGAGGTCGAACGCGTTCGAATTGATCCTTTTCTTCCATTCGAACTGCTTCGTTAACCAAATCTCTTACCATAGATTCAACATCGCGACCAACATAACCTACCTCAGTAAATTTAGTTGCTTCCACTTTTACAAAAGGAGCCTCAACAATGTCGGCAAGACGGCGAGCAATTTCAGTTTTACCAACACCAGTAGGGCCTGCCATCAAAAGATTCTTTGGAGTAATATCTTTTTGCATATCTTTTGACAATTGCATTCTGCGATAACGATTATAAAGTGCGATTGCGACAGATTTCTTGGCTTCATCTTGGCCAATAATATATTGATTTAAAATATCAACTATTTGTTTTGGGGTTTTAATTGCCATTTTATTTCCTTCTTTGATTAAAGTTCATCTGTATTAATTTGATCATCAGTAAATACATCAATTCCGGATGCGATCTTAACTGCTTCATGAGCAATATCTTTAGCAGACATATCACTAGCATGGCGAGTCATTGCAATTGCTGCAGCTTGAGCAAAATTACCACCTGAACCAATTGCAACAACATTTTCATCTGGTTCAAGTACTTCTCCATTACCTGAAATAAGAAGTAAGTCTTTTTCGTCAAAAGCAATTAACATTGCATTTAACTTTTGAAGAGTTGGGTCCTTACGCCAAGCTTGAGCCATTTCTACAGCAGCTCTACGTAAATCACCGCTATATGCTTCAAGTTTTCCTTCAAGCATTTCTTGCAAACTAACTGCATCAGCTACACCACCAGCAAATCCGATTACCACACGATCATGATAAATTCGACGGATCTTTTTAGCACTAGCTTTAGCAATAACTTTTTCACCTAAAGTTACTTGACCATCACCTGCAATAGCAGTTTTTCCATTGAATTTCACTGAACAAATTGTTGTCATTGATATTTTACCTCTCTTATATTTTTAACACATTATTATATTAAACATTTTATATAAGTCTAGTCTAAATTAGTTATTTTCTAGAACTTCTGCTTTAAATTTATCTAAGCTTTCTAAACCACGTTCACTAATCTTCAAGTGACGTTCTTTTTTATTACGGATCTTTTTACCTTCCAAACCAGGTAAAAGTGCAAAGCTGGCATTCATAGGTTGAAAATGTTTAGGATTAGTTGTGGTTACATAGTTGGCCATTGAACCCAGAGCAGTATCTTTAGGGAAAATTGCCACTTCTTCTCCTAG includes:
- the hslU gene encoding ATP-dependent protease ATPase subunit HslU — its product is MAIKTPKQIVDILNQYIIGQDEAKKSVAIALYNRYRRMQLSKDMQKDITPKNLLMAGPTGVGKTEIARRLADIVEAPFVKVEATKFTEVGYVGRDVESMVRDLVNEAVRMEEKDQFERVRPQAEKEANKELVRLLVPGIKRENRESQMQQMQDMMQMLMGGNQNQNNNGPQEEVTDEVRNERLSVAEKLNKGLLEDREVTVEVEEAPKVNPMGDMMGQMGMDMSSMLNNLVPKKKVKRTLPVRDARELLIQEQSHKMVDYDSIYQKAIERTTNNGIIFIDEIDKITAGNKKTSGEVSREGVQRDILPIVEGSTIQTKYGPVSTDHILFIAAGAFAESKPSDLIPELQGRFPIRVELNALSKDDFVKILKDPENSLLKQYIALMHADGIKLVFTKEAVDKIAQIAYDVNQGTDNIGARRLSTILEKLLEDVLYEGPDMEMGEITITEAYVEDKLSDIITNKDLTKFIL
- the hslV gene encoding HslVU peptidase proteolytic subunit gives rise to the protein MTTICSVKFNGKTAIAGDGQVTLGEKVIAKASAKKIRRIYHDRVVIGFAGGVADAVSLQEMLEGKLEAYSGDLRRAAVEMAQAWRKDPTLQKLNAMLIAFDEKDLLLISGNGEVLEPDENVVAIGSGGNFAQAAAIAMTRHASDMSAKDIAHEAVKIASGIDVFTDDQINTDEL